Within the Microbacterium sp. 1S1 genome, the region GACCAGTACGGCTCGCAGCTCGCCGAGGCGGGTCTCAGCGCGAACGACGGTCTCGGCTCGATCCTCGCCGGGCTCGCCGACCTCGCGGGCGGTGCCGAGATCGCCGCGGCGTTCGACAAGGCCATCGCCGATGGGCCGCGCCTGTCGTACGTGAACTCCGACAAGGGGATCACGAACCTCCACGTCCCGAGCGATGTCATCGTCGACGCGTCCATGCCCGCGCTCGTCCGCAACGGCGGCAAGCTGTGGGGCAAGGACGGCGAGGAGGCCGACACGATCGCGGTCATCCCCGACTCGTCCTATGCCAGCGTCTACCAGGCGGTGATCGACGACGTCATCGCCAACGGGCCGCTCGACCCTGCCACGATCGGCACCGTCCCGAACGTGGGCCTCATGGCCCAGGCGGCCGAGGAGTACGGCAGCCACGACAAGACCTTCGAGATCGCCGCAGACGGCATCGTGCAGGTGCTCGACAGCGAGGGCACGGTCCTCATCGAGCACGAGGTCGGCGAGGGCGACATCTGGCGCGCGACCCAGACCAAGCACATCCCGGTCATGGACTGGGTCAAGCTCGCGGTCGGTCGGGCTCGCGCGACGGGCGCCCCCGCGGTGTTCTGGCTCGACGCGAACCGCTCGCACGACGCCCAGATCATCGCGAAGGTGCACCAGGGTCTCGCCACGCTCGACACCAAGGGCCTGACGATCACCATCCTCGCGCCGGAGGAGGCGACGCGGTACACGCTCGCCCGCATGCGTCACGGTCTGGACACCATCTCCGTGACCGGCAACGTGCTGCGCGACTATCTCACCGACCTGTTCCCGATCCTCGAGGTCGGCACGAGCGCCAAGATGCTCTCGATCGTGCCGCTCCTCGCCGGTGGTGGGCTGTTCGAGACGGGAGCGGGCGGTTCCGCGCCGAAGCACGTGCAGCAGCTCGTCGAGGAGAACTACCTGCGCTGGGACTCGCTGGGCGAGTTCTTCGCGCTGGCGGCCTCGCTCGAGCACTTCGCCGACCGCACCGGCAACGAGAAGGCGCGGGTGCTCGCCGAGACGCTGGATGCCGCGACCGGTACCTTCCTCGAGGAGGACCGTTCACCGGGCCGCGCGCTCGGCACCATCGACAACCGCGGCAGCCACTTCTACCTCGGCCTGTACTGGGCGCAGGAGCTGGCGAAGCAGACGAAGGACCCGGAGCTCGCCGCGGCCTTCGCCCCGGTCGCCGAGAAGCTCGCCGCGAACGAGGAGACCATCGTGTCCGAGCTCAACGCGGTGCAGGGCAAGCCCGTCGAGATCGGCGGTTACTACCGCCCCGACGAGAACCTCGTGGCGGCGGTCATGCGTCCGTCTGCAACGCTCAACGAGATCGTCGACGCACTGCGCTGAGACGACAGAAGGGGGCGGATGCTGCGGCATCCGCCCCCTTTGCCGTCTGCCCCCGCTGAACCGGGCACGACTTCGGAGGCGGCGGGCGACACTCCGAGGGCGCGGTCGTCAGAACGGCGTGTTGCTCCGCGACTGCGAAGCTGTGCCCGACGCAGAACTCCGGGTCAGTTGTAGACGGCGACCTCGAGGCCCTCGGGGGACCAGTCGTAGACGTACTTGGCGAGGTCGATCGGCAGGTTGACGCAGCCGTGGCTCATCCGGTTGCCGAAGTTGTTGTGCCAGTAGGTGCCGTGGAAGCCGATGTTCGGGGCGAACCAGGTGATCCAGGGCACGTCCTCCGTGCAGTACGGCGCCCCTTCGAAGCAGCCCATGTCCTGCATGGCGGTGTGTGCGAACACCTTGAAATTGCCGGTCGGGGTGGGTGTACCGGGAAGGCCGGTCGACACCGCCCAGGACTGCACGACCTTGTCGTTCTCGAACAGGTAGGCCCGCTGCGTGCTGAGGTTGATCTCTGCGCGACGGAACAGGTTCGTCGTCTCGAAGGGCGTCTCGGTGACGGAGAGCGCGAAGGCGCCGTCACCGGCGGCGAGCTGCGTGGCGAACTGTTCGGCGATCTGTGAGGTGTCGCCGAGGGCGCGTCCGGTGGTGCCCTCCTGCTCCGCGCGAAGCACGGTGCCCGCGGAGTCGACGATGTTCGTCGCGTTGACGGGCTCGCGATTCACCGCAGCGGGCAGCGTGTCCACGGTGGCCTGGATCGCCTGCGGGTCGGCCTCGATGCGGAGCTGACCGTCGTCGTCGACCACGGTCAACCAGGAGGCCGCGACCGCG harbors:
- a CDS encoding NADP-dependent isocitrate dehydrogenase → MTDDAIIYTYTDEAPALATASFLPIIQAYTGQAGIEFETRDISLAGRILAAFPQKLTPEQQVGDALAELGGLATLPEANIIKLPNISASIPQLKAAIAELQQQEYDIPDFPDEPSSLEEKDVRARYDRIKGSAVNPVLREGNSDRRAPLAVKNYAKKHPHRNKPFAEGSKTRVATLGHDDFKHNERSWVAAHDDVLSFRHTAKDGTVTVLKEGLKVLPREIIDATFLSAKELDAFLAETLEAAKTDDVLYSVHLKATMMKVSDPIIFGHVVKAFFKDVFDQYGSQLAEAGLSANDGLGSILAGLADLAGGAEIAAAFDKAIADGPRLSYVNSDKGITNLHVPSDVIVDASMPALVRNGGKLWGKDGEEADTIAVIPDSSYASVYQAVIDDVIANGPLDPATIGTVPNVGLMAQAAEEYGSHDKTFEIAADGIVQVLDSEGTVLIEHEVGEGDIWRATQTKHIPVMDWVKLAVGRARATGAPAVFWLDANRSHDAQIIAKVHQGLATLDTKGLTITILAPEEATRYTLARMRHGLDTISVTGNVLRDYLTDLFPILEVGTSAKMLSIVPLLAGGGLFETGAGGSAPKHVQQLVEENYLRWDSLGEFFALAASLEHFADRTGNEKARVLAETLDAATGTFLEEDRSPGRALGTIDNRGSHFYLGLYWAQELAKQTKDPELAAAFAPVAEKLAANEETIVSELNAVQGKPVEIGGYYRPDENLVAAVMRPSATLNEIVDALR